The following are from one region of the Amylibacter sp. IMCC11727 genome:
- a CDS encoding peptide ABC transporter substrate-binding protein: MTMKKMALGSALVLSMASMAAAERGSDGQLNIIYWQAPSILNPYLSGGTKDVESSSMVIEPLGRYDQDGALVPYLAKEIPTVANGGVSEDLTSITWTLKEGLLWSDGTTVTSADVKFTADYCMHPEGGCAQASFFDGVTSVEAIDDLTVKVTFNQPKPNPYGPFMGGQSPIIQAAQFADCLGAKAPECTEANFGPIGTGPFRVTDFRPNDVIQFEANPNYRDPAKPAFATVTFKGGGDATAAGRAVMETGEFDYAWNMQLAPDVLAKMAEGGKGKPIAAFGSLVERLEMNLTDPSPELDAETRSTRAAPHPFLSDEKVRRALSMAIDRNLLVEIGYGTAGRPTCNLVPAPKVFASDNTGCLTQDIAGANALLDEAGWVDSDGDGVRDKDGKKLAILYQTSTNAVRQDFQALIKQWWSEIGVETELRNLDASVFFGGDPGSPDTFQKFYADVEMYANNFNGTDPQQYLAAYRCGNEPKPESQWQGENINRFCDPEYDKLIDELARTGDIEKRGEIGKKMNDMLTKDSMTIIPLVDRGRVSAHALSLGGVVLNTWDSELWNIADWHRIK; encoded by the coding sequence ATGACGATGAAGAAAATGGCTTTAGGAAGCGCACTTGTGCTTTCCATGGCGTCCATGGCGGCTGCTGAACGCGGTTCCGATGGGCAGTTGAACATCATCTATTGGCAAGCGCCATCCATCCTGAACCCGTATCTGTCGGGCGGTACGAAAGACGTTGAATCGTCATCCATGGTTATCGAGCCGCTGGGCCGTTACGACCAAGACGGTGCGCTGGTTCCATATCTTGCGAAAGAAATTCCAACGGTTGCAAACGGTGGCGTGTCCGAAGACCTGACATCCATCACGTGGACGTTGAAAGAAGGCCTGCTGTGGTCTGACGGCACAACTGTAACGTCTGCAGACGTTAAGTTTACGGCCGATTACTGTATGCACCCAGAAGGCGGTTGCGCACAGGCATCTTTCTTTGATGGTGTGACAAGCGTTGAAGCAATTGATGACCTGACAGTTAAGGTCACATTCAACCAGCCAAAACCAAACCCATATGGCCCGTTCATGGGTGGCCAATCCCCAATCATTCAAGCAGCACAATTCGCTGATTGTTTGGGTGCAAAGGCGCCAGAATGTACAGAAGCCAACTTTGGCCCAATCGGTACAGGCCCATTCCGCGTAACTGATTTCCGTCCAAACGACGTAATTCAGTTTGAAGCGAATCCAAACTACCGTGATCCAGCAAAACCAGCATTTGCAACTGTGACCTTTAAAGGTGGCGGCGATGCAACGGCTGCGGGTCGTGCTGTCATGGAAACAGGTGAATTCGACTACGCTTGGAACATGCAGTTGGCACCAGATGTGTTGGCGAAAATGGCTGAAGGCGGCAAAGGTAAGCCAATCGCAGCATTCGGTTCACTGGTTGAGCGTCTGGAAATGAACTTGACGGATCCATCCCCAGAGTTGGATGCGGAAACACGTTCAACACGCGCTGCACCGCACCCATTCCTGTCAGACGAAAAAGTGCGTCGCGCGCTGTCCATGGCAATCGATCGCAACCTGTTGGTTGAAATCGGCTACGGTACTGCTGGTCGTCCGACATGTAACCTTGTTCCTGCGCCAAAAGTATTTGCGTCTGACAACACGGGTTGTTTGACACAAGACATCGCAGGTGCGAACGCACTGCTCGACGAAGCTGGTTGGGTTGATTCCGACGGCGACGGTGTACGTGACAAAGATGGCAAGAAACTTGCGATCCTGTACCAAACATCCACAAACGCTGTACGTCAGGACTTCCAAGCGCTGATCAAACAGTGGTGGTCCGAGATCGGTGTTGAAACCGAGCTGCGTAACCTTGATGCGTCTGTGTTCTTTGGCGGTGACCCAGGGTCCCCTGACACATTCCAAAAGTTCTATGCGGACGTAGAAATGTACGCCAACAACTTTAACGGCACAGACCCGCAGCAGTACCTTGCAGCGTACCGTTGTGGCAACGAGCCAAAGCCAGAGTCACAGTGGCAGGGTGAAAACATCAACCGTTTCTGTGATCCAGAATACGACAAGCTGATCGACGAACTGGCTCGTACAGGTGACATCGAGAAGCGTGGTGAAATCGGCAAAAAGATGAACGACATGTTGACAAAAGACAGCATGACAATCATTCCGCTGGTTGACCGTGGTCGTGTGTCCGCACACGCGCTGTCCTTGGGCGGCGTTGTCCTGAACACTTGGGACAGTGAGCTGTGGAACATTGCTGACTGGCACCGCAT
- the argE gene encoding acetylornithine deacetylase: MADVYTPFEMLEKLISFNTVSHRSNLPLIDFVEEYLSSHGVTATRVYNDEGDKANLYAHIGPMVEGGVILSGHTDVVPVEGQDWSTDPWTVVEKDGKYFGRGTCDMKGFLAIALAYVPHMIAADLQTPIQLALSYDEEVGCEGVIPMVKELAGKMPKAAMCIVGEPSDMKAVTGHKGGIGFHTEVTGYEVHSSLAHIGVSAVMTAATLVEWHNKKNEEAVANHDPENEFVPPFPTYHVGTIQGGTAGNITAKTCTFINDFRLLPTQDAKAEAEAYMDFAAELDAKIKKVRPEAGIKVTPKFGVPGLRPEENGAAETLVRRLTGDNSINVVSYGTEAGHFQNENISTVICGPGSIDQAHQADEYITVDQYNLGAKFMRDLIADLS, from the coding sequence ATGGCTGACGTCTACACTCCCTTTGAAATGTTGGAAAAGCTCATCAGCTTTAACACCGTTTCACACCGCTCAAACCTGCCTTTGATTGATTTTGTCGAGGAGTACTTGTCTTCGCACGGTGTAACTGCAACCCGCGTGTATAATGACGAAGGTGATAAAGCGAACCTGTATGCACACATCGGACCCATGGTTGAGGGCGGCGTCATTTTATCTGGCCACACGGATGTTGTTCCTGTGGAGGGCCAAGATTGGTCCACTGATCCTTGGACAGTTGTGGAAAAAGACGGCAAATATTTTGGTCGTGGTACGTGCGACATGAAAGGTTTTCTCGCCATTGCTCTTGCCTATGTGCCCCACATGATCGCTGCCGATTTGCAAACCCCGATCCAACTGGCGCTGTCTTATGACGAAGAAGTGGGCTGCGAAGGCGTGATTCCGATGGTTAAGGAACTCGCAGGTAAAATGCCCAAGGCCGCCATGTGTATCGTTGGCGAACCGTCTGACATGAAAGCCGTTACCGGCCACAAAGGTGGCATCGGATTTCATACCGAAGTGACAGGGTATGAGGTTCATTCTTCCCTTGCCCATATCGGTGTTTCTGCGGTCATGACCGCCGCCACCCTTGTGGAATGGCACAACAAGAAAAACGAAGAGGCGGTTGCCAACCACGACCCCGAAAATGAATTTGTGCCCCCCTTCCCCACCTATCACGTCGGGACAATACAAGGCGGCACGGCAGGCAACATCACCGCCAAGACCTGTACTTTCATCAATGATTTCCGCTTGCTCCCAACACAAGACGCCAAAGCCGAGGCGGAAGCGTATATGGATTTTGCAGCAGAACTGGATGCGAAAATCAAAAAGGTTCGTCCAGAGGCAGGTATCAAAGTCACGCCAAAATTTGGCGTTCCAGGTCTGCGGCCAGAAGAAAACGGCGCGGCAGAAACCCTTGTGCGCCGCCTGACGGGCGACAACTCTATCAACGTGGTCAGCTACGGCACCGAAGCTGGCCATTTTCAAAACGAAAACATCTCTACCGTTATCTGCGGACCTGGTTCTATTGACCAAGCCCACCAAGCAGATGAATACATCACCGTTGACCAATACAATCTGGGCGCCAAATTCATGCGCGACCTGATTGCTGATCTTTCATAA
- a CDS encoding M20 aminoacylase family protein → MPLINRFAETHAELTAIRRDLHMHPELQFDCHRTAGIVADKLREWGCDEVKTGIGQTGVVGVIKGKQNTSGKVIGLRADMDALPIFEATGLDYASKEDGKMHACGHDGHTTMLLGAAQYLCETRNFDGTAVVIFQPAEEGGGGGREMVEDGMMEEFGIQEVYGMHNWPGKDVGTFGIRAGAFFAAADLIQIDVTGKGAHAAKPQDGIDTTVVAAHIVIALQTIASRVADPLESVVVSVTSFETESKAFNVIPEKVELRGTVRTLSPDMRDIAEEQITRIAENTAAAFGATAKVTYNRNYPVMVNHDAQTEFMADVAKSVVGDHNVEVGMEQTMGGEDFAFMLESRPGAYILCGNGDGAMVHHPEYNFNDEAIPTGCTLWANIIEQGMPAA, encoded by the coding sequence ATGCCACTGATCAACCGCTTTGCTGAAACCCACGCCGAACTCACCGCCATCCGTCGCGATTTGCACATGCACCCAGAATTGCAATTTGATTGCCACCGCACTGCGGGCATTGTCGCGGATAAACTGCGCGAATGGGGCTGTGACGAGGTGAAAACAGGCATCGGCCAAACGGGTGTTGTTGGCGTGATTAAGGGCAAGCAAAACACCTCTGGCAAAGTCATCGGCCTGCGCGCCGACATGGATGCCCTGCCGATATTTGAGGCAACGGGCCTCGACTATGCGTCTAAGGAAGACGGCAAAATGCACGCCTGTGGCCATGACGGGCACACCACAATGCTGCTCGGTGCGGCGCAATACCTGTGCGAAACCCGTAACTTTGACGGCACAGCCGTGGTCATTTTCCAACCCGCCGAAGAAGGCGGCGGTGGTGGCCGTGAAATGGTCGAAGACGGCATGATGGAAGAATTTGGCATCCAAGAAGTTTACGGCATGCACAATTGGCCTGGCAAAGATGTTGGCACATTTGGCATCCGTGCAGGTGCATTTTTTGCAGCGGCGGACCTGATCCAAATCGACGTCACAGGCAAAGGCGCACACGCCGCCAAGCCCCAAGACGGCATAGACACAACCGTTGTGGCCGCCCATATCGTTATCGCGCTGCAAACCATCGCATCCCGCGTGGCCGATCCGCTGGAATCTGTGGTTGTTTCCGTCACCAGTTTTGAAACAGAAAGCAAGGCGTTCAACGTTATCCCTGAAAAAGTGGAACTGCGCGGCACAGTGCGCACGCTTTCCCCTGACATGCGCGACATCGCCGAAGAACAGATCACACGCATCGCCGAAAACACCGCAGCCGCCTTTGGTGCCACGGCAAAGGTCACGTACAACCGCAACTATCCCGTTATGGTTAATCACGATGCTCAAACAGAATTCATGGCTGATGTGGCGAAATCCGTGGTCGGCGATCACAACGTAGAAGTGGGCATGGAACAAACCATGGGCGGCGAAGACTTCGCCTTTATGCTCGAATCCCGCCCAGGCGCGTACATCCTGTGTGGCAACGGCGATGGGGCAATGGTTCATCACCCAGAATACAACTTCAACGATGAAGCAATCCCAACAGGCTGCACCCTTTGGGCTAACATTATCGAACAGGGCATGCCTGCCGCATAA
- a CDS encoding hexameric tyrosine-coordinated heme protein, whose translation MSWLPSLKTETPEEGYELAIMLSRMAVKKTQPDDAARERMRPEYANDPANLTQVSLVVATNFQTVAAANNHWR comes from the coding sequence ATGAGTTGGTTGCCGAGTTTAAAAACAGAAACACCTGAAGAAGGGTATGAATTGGCGATAATGTTGTCGCGGATGGCGGTGAAGAAAACACAGCCAGATGACGCAGCGCGCGAACGGATGCGGCCCGAATACGCCAATGATCCTGCAAATCTGACGCAAGTGTCTTTGGTGGTGGCGACAAATTTCCAAACAGTGGCGGCCGCGAACAATCACTGGCGCTAG
- a CDS encoding MarR family transcriptional regulator produces the protein MLDESTLPTDPQNMICFALYTASHAVNRAYVPLLKDLGLTYPQWITLLFLWEKDEQTVGDLSAKLQMQTNTLTPLLQRLETLGHITRTKNPKDARQVVVRLSSSGRHLQQHAPIVTRCVIEATGFDLPMLDNLVHVLSTLRDQVSTAG, from the coding sequence ATGCTTGACGAGTCGACCCTGCCCACTGATCCGCAAAATATGATCTGCTTTGCGCTCTACACCGCCAGTCATGCCGTGAACCGCGCCTATGTGCCCCTGCTTAAAGACCTCGGCCTGACGTATCCGCAATGGATTACGCTATTGTTTTTATGGGAAAAGGACGAACAGACTGTGGGGGACTTATCGGCCAAATTGCAAATGCAGACCAACACGCTCACGCCTTTGCTGCAAAGGCTCGAAACACTCGGTCACATCACCCGCACGAAAAACCCCAAAGACGCCCGCCAAGTCGTCGTTCGGCTCAGCTCATCCGGGCGGCACCTGCAACAGCACGCTCCCATAGTCACCCGCTGTGTGATCGAAGCAACAGGCTTTGACCTGCCAATGTTGGATAATTTGGTCCACGTGCTGTCGACCCTGCGTGATCAGGTCAGCACCGCCGGCTAA
- the ilvD gene encoding dihydroxy-acid dehydratase, protein MIPYRSRTSTHGRNMAGARGLWRATGMTDSDFGKPIIAVVNSFTQFVPGHVHLKDLGQLVAEEIHAAGGVAKEMNTIAVDDGIAMGHDGMLYSLPSREVIADSVEYMVNAHCADAMVCISNCDKITPGMMMAALRLDIPVVFVSGGPMEAGKVDIDGELKAIDLVDAMMEAANPDRTDEEVLSIEESACPTCGSCSGMFTANSMNCLAEALGLALPGNGSTLATHSDREMLFRKAGKRIVELTKEYYVDGNKSVSARGIATKAAFENAMRMDITMGGSTNTILHLLAMAQEAEVDFTVDDIDRLSRKTPCLCKVAPAVANVHMEDVHRAGGIFGLLGEMNRAGMLDTSVGTIHEPTLGDAIAKWDVRTSNDEDVHNLFLAAPGGVRTTQAFSQSRRYKELDLDRENGVIRDAEHAHSQEGGLAVLFGNISQEGCVVKTAGVDESILKFNGRAVVCESQDEACKRILGKEVVEGDVVVIRYEGPRGGPGMQEMLYPTTYLKSMKLGKACALITDGRFSGGTSGLSIGHVSPEAGEGGNIALIEEGDIIEIDIPNRTMNVKLTDEELATRRAAMEARENPWAPAQPRARKVSRALRVYAAHVGNASQGAVRLEP, encoded by the coding sequence ATGATTCCGTATCGTTCCAGAACTTCTACACATGGTCGTAACATGGCGGGCGCGCGCGGCCTTTGGCGTGCGACTGGCATGACTGATAGTGATTTTGGCAAGCCGATTATCGCGGTTGTGAACTCTTTCACACAGTTTGTTCCTGGTCACGTTCACCTGAAAGACTTGGGCCAGTTGGTTGCCGAAGAAATCCATGCGGCGGGTGGTGTTGCAAAGGAAATGAACACCATCGCGGTGGATGACGGTATCGCCATGGGGCATGATGGGATGCTCTATTCCCTGCCGTCACGCGAAGTGATTGCGGACAGTGTGGAATACATGGTCAACGCCCACTGCGCGGATGCGATGGTGTGTATTTCCAACTGCGATAAAATCACGCCCGGCATGATGATGGCGGCGCTGCGTTTGGATATCCCTGTTGTGTTTGTATCGGGTGGCCCGATGGAAGCGGGCAAGGTGGACATTGATGGGGAGCTGAAAGCGATTGATCTGGTGGATGCCATGATGGAAGCCGCCAACCCTGATCGTACCGACGAAGAAGTTTTGTCGATTGAAGAAAGCGCCTGTCCGACTTGTGGATCTTGTTCTGGGATGTTCACGGCCAATTCGATGAACTGTTTGGCCGAGGCGCTGGGTTTGGCGTTGCCGGGCAACGGGTCCACATTGGCCACGCACAGCGACCGTGAAATGTTGTTCCGCAAAGCAGGGAAGCGGATCGTGGAACTGACTAAAGAATATTACGTGGATGGCAATAAATCTGTGTCCGCGCGCGGGATTGCCACGAAAGCGGCGTTTGAAAATGCGATGCGCATGGATATCACCATGGGTGGGTCAACAAACACAATTTTGCACCTGCTGGCCATGGCGCAGGAAGCCGAAGTTGATTTCACCGTTGATGACATTGATCGCTTGTCGCGTAAGACGCCTTGCCTGTGCAAAGTGGCCCCTGCGGTTGCGAACGTTCACATGGAAGACGTGCATCGTGCTGGCGGGATTTTCGGCCTGCTGGGTGAAATGAACCGCGCAGGAATGCTCGATACATCTGTCGGCACGATCCATGAGCCAACATTGGGCGATGCGATTGCCAAATGGGATGTGCGCACGTCCAATGACGAAGATGTGCATAACTTGTTCTTGGCGGCCCCTGGCGGTGTGCGCACAACGCAGGCGTTTTCACAGTCGCGGCGGTACAAAGAGCTGGATTTGGACCGTGAAAACGGGGTGATCCGCGATGCAGAACATGCCCATTCGCAAGAGGGTGGTTTGGCCGTGTTGTTTGGCAACATTTCCCAAGAGGGCTGTGTTGTGAAAACCGCAGGCGTGGATGAGAGCATTTTGAAATTCAACGGCCGCGCTGTTGTGTGCGAGTCTCAGGATGAGGCATGTAAGCGTATTTTGGGCAAAGAAGTGGTGGAAGGCGACGTGGTTGTCATCCGCTATGAAGGGCCGCGTGGTGGACCAGGAATGCAAGAAATGCTGTATCCGACGACCTATTTGAAATCTATGAAGCTGGGCAAAGCCTGTGCGCTGATCACGGATGGGCGGTTTTCTGGCGGCACATCTGGCCTGTCCATCGGCCACGTTTCGCCAGAAGCGGGTGAGGGCGGCAACATCGCACTGATCGAAGAAGGGGATATCATCGAGATTGATATCCCGAACCGCACGATGAATGTGAAGTTGACGGATGAAGAATTGGCCACACGCCGCGCCGCCATGGAAGCACGGGAGAACCCGTGGGCCCCAGCACAGCCGCGTGCCCGCAAAGTCAGCCGCGCCCTGCGGGTCTATGCAGCGCACGTTGGTAATGCGTCACAGGGTGCTGTGCGGTTGGAGCCTTGA
- a CDS encoding DUF417 family protein, with the protein MTHTTVNSAAAPQDLGNRLTEIASKGIFATLILVFVWFGAMKFTAYEAGAIRGLVENSPFLGWLYAFLSEGAVSKLIGVAELIIAALLTARFFAPKLAVLGALGAVGTFIVTFSFFFSTPGVFIPETGVLAISVVPGQFLLKDIVLLFASLFALGNALTAAAD; encoded by the coding sequence ATGACACATACAACCGTAAACAGCGCTGCTGCACCTCAGGACCTTGGCAACCGATTGACCGAAATTGCTTCCAAAGGGATTTTCGCAACTTTGATCCTTGTCTTTGTGTGGTTCGGCGCAATGAAGTTCACCGCCTACGAAGCAGGCGCAATCCGAGGATTGGTGGAAAACTCACCGTTTCTGGGCTGGCTCTACGCCTTCTTGTCTGAAGGGGCCGTGTCCAAACTGATCGGGGTGGCTGAATTGATCATCGCCGCATTGCTCACCGCACGGTTCTTTGCACCAAAACTGGCTGTGCTGGGCGCATTGGGCGCAGTGGGAACATTTATTGTGACTTTCAGCTTCTTCTTTTCAACACCTGGCGTGTTTATTCCTGAAACTGGTGTATTGGCCATCTCGGTTGTTCCTGGCCAGTTCCTGCTGAAAGACATCGTGTTGTTGTTCGCAAGCTTGTTCGCACTGGGCAACGCGCTGACAGCCGCAGCAGACTAA